A window of Selenomonas ruminantium subsp. lactilytica TAM6421 contains these coding sequences:
- the pckA gene encoding phosphoenolpyruvate carboxykinase (ATP): protein MANIDLSQYGITGTTEILHNPSYKTLFEEETKEGLTGYEQGQVSELGAVNVKTGIFTGRSPKDKFIVDDETSHDTVWWDSEDYHNDNHRATPETWNALKEIAKKELSNKKLYVVDAFCGANKDTRMAVRFIVEVAWQAHFVTNMFIQPTEEELANFKPDFVVYNASKAKVENYQELGLHSETAVVFNLTSREQVIINTWYGGEMKKGMFSMMNYFLPLKGIAAMHCSANTDKQGQNTAIFFGLSGTGKTTLSTDPKRLLIGDDEHGWDDEGVFNFEGGCYAKVINLDMESEPDIYGAIKRNALLENVTLDDKGNIDFADKTITENTRVSYPIDHIKGTVKGFVNDKSAAPAAKSVIFLSADAFGVLPPVSILTPEQTKYYFLSGFTAKLAGTERGITEPTPTFSACFGQAFLELHPTKYAEELVKKMEANGTKAYLVNTGWNGSGKRISIKDTRGIIDAIHSGAIKKAPTKKIPFFNLEVPTELEGVDTNILDPKDTYANPADWEAKAKDLAQRFIKNFDKYTKNNEAGQALVSAGPQL from the coding sequence ATGGCAAACATCGATCTTAGCCAATATGGCATCACTGGTACGACTGAAATTCTCCACAATCCGTCTTACAAGACGCTTTTTGAAGAAGAGACTAAAGAAGGTTTGACGGGCTACGAACAGGGCCAGGTTTCCGAACTGGGTGCTGTCAACGTAAAGACTGGTATTTTCACCGGCCGTTCGCCTAAAGATAAATTCATCGTGGATGATGAGACTTCCCATGACACTGTATGGTGGGATTCCGAAGACTATCATAACGATAACCACAGAGCTACGCCGGAAACCTGGAACGCTCTGAAAGAAATCGCTAAGAAGGAACTGTCCAACAAGAAACTCTACGTTGTAGATGCTTTCTGCGGTGCCAACAAAGACACCCGCATGGCTGTACGCTTCATCGTAGAAGTTGCTTGGCAGGCACATTTCGTAACCAATATGTTCATCCAGCCGACGGAAGAAGAACTGGCAAACTTCAAGCCGGACTTCGTGGTTTACAACGCTTCCAAGGCTAAAGTAGAAAACTATCAGGAATTGGGCCTGCATTCCGAAACGGCCGTAGTATTCAACCTCACGAGCCGCGAACAGGTCATCATCAACACCTGGTACGGCGGTGAGATGAAGAAGGGCATGTTCTCCATGATGAACTACTTCCTGCCGCTCAAGGGCATTGCTGCTATGCACTGCTCCGCCAACACCGACAAGCAGGGCCAGAATACGGCTATCTTTTTCGGTCTCTCCGGCACGGGTAAAACCACCCTGTCTACGGATCCGAAACGCCTGCTGATTGGCGATGACGAACACGGCTGGGATGATGAAGGCGTATTCAACTTTGAAGGCGGCTGCTATGCCAAGGTTATCAACCTCGACATGGAATCCGAACCGGACATCTATGGCGCCATCAAGCGCAACGCCCTCCTCGAAAACGTAACCCTCGATGACAAGGGCAACATCGACTTTGCCGATAAGACCATCACGGAAAACACCCGTGTATCCTATCCTATCGATCATATCAAAGGCACCGTTAAGGGCTTTGTCAACGACAAGAGCGCAGCTCCGGCAGCCAAGAGTGTTATCTTCCTGTCCGCAGATGCTTTCGGCGTACTGCCCCCGGTTTCCATCCTGACTCCGGAACAAACGAAGTACTACTTCCTCTCCGGCTTCACGGCTAAACTGGCTGGTACGGAACGTGGCATCACCGAACCGACGCCGACGTTCTCCGCTTGCTTCGGTCAGGCATTCCTCGAACTGCATCCGACCAAGTACGCAGAAGAACTGGTTAAGAAGATGGAAGCCAACGGCACGAAGGCATACCTCGTGAACACGGGCTGGAACGGCTCCGGCAAGCGTATCTCCATCAAGGATACCCGTGGCATCATCGACGCTATCCACAGCGGCGCCATCAAGAAGGCTCCCACCAAGAAGATTCCGTTCTTCAACCTCGAAGTACCGACGGAACTCGAAGGCGTAGACACCAATATCCTCGATCCGAAGGATACTTATGCTAACCCGGCTGACTGGGAAGCAAAGGCCAAAGACCTCGCTCAGCGCTTCATCAAGAACTTCGACAAATACACGAAGAACAACGAAGCAGGCCAGGCTCTGGTTTCCGCAGGCCCCCAGCTCTAA
- a CDS encoding methyl-accepting chemotaxis protein, with protein MGFFNFGKSKEPLYNQRAKEKAAANQAAEQASFNHKPAVQAQHKSAPYHDTVKNNENNDKQLIYGINYLDERMGELTEAEAGIAEYIHKMGETYAGIGQVNEDFSSLNDNFNSLNDYAQNISTIMKDAHEVVHNAGSDVGTLSVKTQEIGEKLDSIMQVFQQLEDNFDNINKMSEGIEGIATRTNLLSLNASIEAARAGEAGRGFSVVAENIRELAASTKGMVEGIDANISSLRQTLVELNKVIDETKEKAAENAAFVDRVQESFANVAESTKSVNDYSSKIVAGIQRTSDMMGSVSDGTNSVGGLVKSMRANILGLKELMSEKNVIACSMIDFLRQVKVLLKERHG; from the coding sequence ATGGGATTCTTTAATTTCGGCAAGTCAAAGGAACCGCTCTACAATCAGCGGGCCAAGGAAAAAGCGGCCGCCAATCAGGCGGCAGAGCAGGCGTCCTTTAACCATAAACCAGCAGTACAGGCACAGCATAAATCTGCACCCTATCATGATACGGTCAAAAATAATGAAAACAATGATAAGCAGCTCATTTATGGCATCAATTACCTGGATGAGCGCATGGGGGAACTGACGGAAGCGGAGGCAGGCATTGCCGAGTACATCCACAAGATGGGGGAGACCTATGCGGGTATCGGTCAGGTCAATGAAGATTTTTCCTCCCTCAATGATAATTTCAATTCCCTGAATGATTATGCGCAGAATATCTCCACCATCATGAAGGATGCCCATGAGGTCGTCCATAACGCTGGCAGCGATGTGGGGACTTTGTCCGTCAAAACCCAGGAAATCGGCGAAAAGCTCGACAGCATCATGCAGGTTTTCCAGCAGTTGGAGGATAACTTCGACAATATCAATAAGATGTCAGAGGGCATCGAGGGCATTGCCACCCGCACAAATCTCCTGTCCCTGAACGCTTCCATCGAGGCTGCCCGGGCAGGAGAGGCCGGCCGCGGTTTCAGTGTAGTTGCTGAAAATATCCGTGAGCTGGCGGCTTCTACCAAAGGCATGGTTGAGGGGATTGATGCGAATATCAGCTCCCTGCGGCAGACGTTGGTGGAGCTCAATAAGGTCATTGATGAAACCAAGGAAAAGGCGGCGGAGAATGCTGCCTTTGTGGATCGGGTGCAGGAAAGTTTTGCCAATGTGGCTGAGAGCACGAAAAGCGTAAATGATTACAGCAGCAAGATTGTGGCGGGAATCCAGCGTACCAGCGATATGATGGGCAGCGTATCGGATGGCACGAATTCCGTGGGCGGCCTGGTCAAGTCCATGCGGGCCAACATCCTGGGGCTCAAGGAACTCATGAGCGAGAAGAATGTGATTGCCTGCAGCATGATTGACTTCCTGCGGCAGGTCAAGGTATTGCTCAAGGAGCGTCACGGTTAG
- a CDS encoding FIST signal transduction protein, which translates to MDHKIGRSAAKPVNAAIDTACQGMTEPKFVWFTTAVDAFKETTEKLHQRFPRSIVMGTTSIAAFSHEGIFHDTLEVLAVQSGVECVADVLEEADHCPLKYVGRVQDAVRSFGHHGSGDTICLTATNGLIACEESVLAVLNSVLRKERIPVFGGTAGDRGLAEKTYVSLNGKVYDKACIFVILRNLGGRIHLYRENIYKPICDPLTATQVDAFSRKVMGYDGSAAAEMEARMHGISVSQMNRNFLDSNPVGRIIGKDMYIIANDDIDSDHRSMKYHARIYENDQIVMLQPDDYRQVNRQTMERIHHDVPHPSMSIMVNCLARTLLFESEGYADEFFQSMGRVLGSYVGWGGYGEQIYEQHFNQTMIAAVFE; encoded by the coding sequence ATGGATCATAAAATCGGCCGCAGCGCAGCCAAGCCGGTAAATGCTGCGATTGACACTGCCTGTCAGGGAATGACAGAGCCCAAGTTTGTCTGGTTTACCACTGCGGTGGATGCCTTTAAGGAAACCACCGAGAAATTGCATCAGCGCTTTCCGCGCAGCATTGTCATGGGGACAACTTCCATTGCGGCTTTTTCCCATGAAGGGATTTTTCACGATACTCTGGAAGTGCTGGCGGTGCAAAGTGGCGTGGAATGCGTAGCAGATGTCCTGGAGGAGGCGGATCACTGTCCGCTGAAATATGTAGGACGGGTGCAGGATGCCGTGCGTTCCTTTGGCCATCATGGCAGCGGCGATACGATTTGCCTGACTGCCACCAATGGCCTGATTGCCTGCGAGGAATCGGTGCTGGCGGTGCTCAATTCGGTACTGCGCAAGGAAAGGATTCCCGTCTTTGGCGGGACGGCTGGCGACCGGGGATTGGCAGAAAAAACCTACGTCTCCTTGAATGGCAAGGTATATGACAAGGCCTGCATATTTGTCATCCTGCGGAACTTAGGCGGCCGAATCCATCTTTATCGGGAGAACATCTACAAGCCTATCTGCGATCCTCTTACGGCCACCCAGGTGGATGCTTTCTCCCGCAAGGTCATGGGCTACGATGGTTCTGCGGCAGCGGAAATGGAAGCCAGGATGCATGGTATTTCCGTTTCCCAGATGAACCGCAATTTCCTGGACAGCAATCCCGTGGGGCGCATTATCGGCAAGGATATGTATATCATTGCCAATGACGATATCGATTCCGACCATCGGTCCATGAAATATCATGCCCGCATCTATGAGAATGACCAGATTGTCATGCTGCAGCCTGATGACTACCGGCAGGTGAACCGCCAGACCATGGAGCGGATACACCATGATGTGCCGCATCCGTCAATGTCCATTATGGTAAACTGTCTGGCCCGCACCCTGCTCTTTGAGAGTGAAGGCTATGCGGATGAGTTCTTCCAGAGCATGGGAAGGGTGCTGGGGAGTTATGTTGGCTGGGGTGGTTATGGCGAGCAGATCTATGAGCAGCATTTCAATCAGACGATGATTGCGGCGGTGTTTGAATAA
- the thrC gene encoding threonine synthase: MNYSSTRGENVKLTSAQAIIKGLATDGGLFVPDSLPQVDQSFIEDLLPLSYEERAAKVLSLFLTDYTAEEIKTCVNNAYGQGKFDCEDRAPVTDLGNMQVLELWHGPTSAFKDMALQLLPQLMSTALKKTGEKSDVLILVATSGDTGKAALEGFKDVDQISIMVFYPEGGVSQIQQLQMLTQEGSNVNVTAVKGNFDDAQSGVKVIFGDKEFAEKLAQANVKLSSANSINWGRLVPQIVYYFSAYADLRKAGTIKAGEEVNFTVPTGNFGNILAGFYAKQMGLPVHKLICASNANNVLTDFLQTGRYDRNRDFYKTITPSMDILISSNLERLLYHVTGNKEQVAGWMAELAKTGNYEVDKDTRGKIKEFFWADFVDDNATKACIRQVYEQHKYVLDTHTAVAYQVAKNYRHETKDDHVMVVVSTASPYKFNGSVLEALQAETAGLDEFGLLDKLQSLNEQPIPAGLAALKTKEVRHKGVCEKDKMAEAVLDFVKK, translated from the coding sequence TTGAATTACAGCAGTACCCGGGGAGAAAATGTTAAGCTTACTTCGGCTCAGGCCATTATCAAAGGGCTGGCAACGGACGGCGGTTTGTTCGTGCCGGACAGTTTGCCGCAGGTTGACCAGTCATTCATTGAAGATTTGCTGCCTCTTTCCTATGAGGAACGGGCTGCAAAGGTACTGAGCTTATTCTTGACGGATTATACGGCTGAGGAAATAAAGACCTGTGTCAATAATGCCTATGGCCAGGGCAAGTTTGACTGTGAAGACCGGGCTCCGGTGACGGATCTGGGCAATATGCAGGTTTTGGAACTCTGGCATGGCCCTACGAGTGCATTCAAGGATATGGCCTTGCAGCTGCTGCCCCAGCTTATGAGCACAGCGCTCAAGAAGACCGGGGAAAAGTCGGATGTGTTGATTCTGGTGGCGACTTCCGGCGATACGGGTAAAGCTGCGCTGGAGGGCTTCAAGGATGTGGACCAGATTTCCATCATGGTCTTCTATCCGGAAGGCGGTGTCAGCCAGATCCAGCAGCTGCAGATGCTCACCCAGGAAGGCAGCAATGTCAATGTGACGGCGGTCAAGGGCAACTTTGACGATGCTCAGAGCGGCGTCAAGGTCATCTTTGGTGATAAGGAATTTGCGGAGAAGCTGGCGCAGGCCAATGTGAAGCTGTCTTCGGCCAACTCCATCAACTGGGGGCGTCTTGTGCCGCAGATTGTCTACTATTTCAGCGCCTATGCAGATCTGCGCAAGGCTGGGACAATCAAAGCCGGAGAAGAAGTCAACTTCACCGTGCCTACGGGCAACTTCGGCAATATCCTGGCGGGCTTCTATGCCAAGCAGATGGGGCTGCCTGTCCATAAGCTCATCTGTGCCTCCAATGCCAATAACGTGCTGACGGATTTCCTGCAGACGGGCCGTTATGACCGCAACCGTGATTTCTATAAGACAATCACGCCTTCCATGGATATCCTGATTTCCAGCAATCTGGAACGCCTGCTCTATCATGTGACGGGCAATAAGGAACAGGTGGCCGGCTGGATGGCTGAGTTGGCCAAGACGGGTAACTATGAAGTGGACAAGGACACCCGTGGCAAGATCAAGGAATTCTTCTGGGCCGATTTTGTGGATGACAATGCCACCAAGGCCTGCATCCGTCAGGTCTACGAACAGCATAAGTATGTGCTGGACACCCATACGGCGGTGGCTTATCAGGTGGCGAAAAACTATCGCCATGAGACGAAGGATGACCATGTGATGGTGGTGGTTTCCACGGCCAGCCCCTACAAGTTCAATGGCAGCGTGCTGGAAGCCCTGCAGGCAGAGACAGCCGGCCTTGATGAATTCGGCCTGCTGGACAAGCTGCAGTCCCTGAATGAACAGCCCATTCCTGCAGGTTTGGCAGCCCTCAAGACAAAGGAAGTACGTCATAAAGGCGTATGCGAAAAGGATAAGATGGCGGAGGCCGTATTGGATTTCGTCAAAAAATAA
- the ybaK gene encoding Cys-tRNA(Pro) deacylase: MAKKKKEAKTNAARILDTLGISYELKTYEVDENDLSAVHVAESVGMPIEMVYKTLVCRGDKNGVLMAVIPGGGELDLKALAAASGNKRVEMVHLKEVFGLTGYIRGGCSPLGAKKDYPVYLDVSAEAQEVIAISAGKRGEQIILKPADLVQAAKATVASVSR; encoded by the coding sequence ATGGCAAAAAAGAAAAAAGAAGCAAAGACCAATGCAGCAAGGATTTTGGACACGTTAGGCATCAGCTATGAGCTGAAGACCTATGAGGTGGATGAAAATGACCTGTCCGCGGTGCATGTGGCTGAGTCCGTGGGCATGCCCATCGAGATGGTCTATAAGACCTTGGTGTGCCGTGGCGATAAGAATGGCGTGCTGATGGCGGTGATCCCCGGTGGCGGGGAGCTGGATCTCAAGGCGCTGGCCGCAGCTTCGGGCAACAAGCGCGTGGAAATGGTGCATCTGAAGGAAGTCTTTGGTTTGACCGGTTATATCCGGGGCGGTTGTTCTCCTTTGGGGGCAAAGAAGGATTATCCTGTGTATCTCGATGTCAGTGCCGAGGCGCAGGAGGTCATTGCCATCAGCGCCGGCAAGCGCGGAGAGCAGATTATCCTGAAGCCTGCGGATTTGGTGCAGGCGGCCAAAGCCACGGTGGCATCAGTCAGCAGATAA
- a CDS encoding EAL domain-containing protein has protein sequence MWNWLSNYNYDFALATIPVQLILMILYYLRRQLPTRQGRSFWWVMMMNLIMTITDIWACELNEVWRDYPVFFSYGLNIAYFFSFILRGWLLFVYASEVVNASLRWGRKFTLFMGLPAVLVCLLIASTPWTGAIFTMDPVTGYHNLAYYNAIYVSTWFYIVASVVVLLRCRKETAFRLQAGLYTCNVILAVGLIMRHSFMNTLVTSFFSLMAILIIYLTAQNPDSFRDRMVDVFNKSAFVEMVSELVLQEKEFSCFGIGIKNYSSFKTFYGASTMYKSLLDIGKWLEVQFPGFQVFYLGNGYMALLNHTLDYIDVQSMAEKISERFCYPWADSGGAKAALGINMVYISKSVPKKQVHSVVECLEEAFKEAHRRDMTDVYAADEALLEQLKRQEKVRVILGSALRENKMEIHLQPLYSVREDRIGAVEVLARLYDEELGYIPPHEFIPVAETDGNIMELGRQIFAKTCHFISTHDLDALGIDFLTVNISPAQCLNYNLGDELERIAVRHRISMDKIRLEVTESATGDMDSLLEQMRRLKNCGVSFLLDDFGAGTSNIVRVINLPFAMVKIDMQLIWAYFRSNSHMLIHVMHMFQEEKMDIIVEGVEDKHMAQQLAQIGCEYEQGYYFSRPLPEDELVDFLESHRKHHWLD, from the coding sequence ATGTGGAATTGGCTTAGCAACTATAATTATGATTTTGCCTTGGCTACGATTCCGGTGCAGCTTATCCTGATGATTCTGTATTATCTGCGGCGCCAGCTGCCCACCCGGCAGGGCCGTAGTTTCTGGTGGGTTATGATGATGAATCTTATCATGACCATTACGGATATCTGGGCTTGTGAATTGAATGAGGTATGGCGCGATTATCCTGTTTTTTTTTCATATGGACTGAATATTGCGTACTTTTTTAGTTTTATTCTGCGTGGCTGGCTGCTGTTTGTCTATGCTTCCGAAGTGGTGAATGCTTCCCTGAGGTGGGGGCGAAAATTTACTTTGTTTATGGGGCTTCCGGCAGTATTGGTTTGCCTGCTGATCGCTTCCACGCCATGGACAGGAGCCATTTTTACCATGGACCCTGTGACAGGCTACCATAACCTGGCTTATTATAATGCCATATATGTAAGTACCTGGTTTTACATTGTAGCTTCAGTGGTGGTGTTGCTTCGTTGCCGGAAGGAGACGGCATTCAGGTTGCAGGCTGGATTGTATACCTGTAATGTGATTCTGGCGGTGGGGCTGATTATGCGCCACTCCTTTATGAATACGCTGGTAACCAGTTTTTTCAGTCTGATGGCAATTCTGATTATCTATCTGACTGCCCAGAATCCGGATTCCTTCCGGGATCGAATGGTAGATGTCTTTAATAAGTCAGCTTTTGTGGAGATGGTATCGGAATTGGTATTGCAGGAAAAGGAATTTTCCTGCTTTGGTATCGGAATAAAAAATTATTCTTCTTTCAAAACATTTTATGGCGCTAGTACGATGTATAAAAGTTTGCTGGATATTGGCAAGTGGCTGGAGGTTCAGTTTCCGGGATTCCAGGTATTTTATCTGGGCAATGGTTATATGGCGTTATTGAATCATACGCTGGATTACATTGATGTTCAGAGCATGGCAGAAAAAATCAGTGAGCGCTTCTGCTATCCCTGGGCAGACAGTGGCGGAGCCAAGGCGGCTTTGGGCATAAACATGGTGTATATTTCCAAGAGTGTGCCCAAGAAGCAGGTCCATAGTGTGGTGGAATGTCTGGAGGAGGCTTTCAAGGAGGCGCACCGTCGTGATATGACGGATGTATACGCGGCAGATGAAGCACTGCTGGAGCAGCTCAAGCGGCAGGAAAAAGTTCGTGTTATTTTGGGGAGCGCTCTGCGGGAAAATAAGATGGAAATTCATCTGCAGCCTCTGTATTCTGTCCGGGAAGACCGTATCGGCGCTGTGGAAGTGTTGGCCCGTCTGTATGACGAGGAGTTGGGCTATATACCGCCGCATGAATTTATTCCTGTGGCGGAAACAGATGGGAACATTATGGAGCTGGGACGGCAGATTTTTGCCAAGACTTGTCATTTTATCAGTACGCATGATTTGGATGCTTTGGGCATAGATTTCCTGACGGTCAATATTTCTCCGGCTCAGTGCTTGAACTACAATCTTGGTGATGAGTTGGAGCGCATCGCGGTGCGGCATCGTATATCCATGGATAAAATCAGGCTGGAGGTTACGGAATCGGCTACTGGGGATATGGATTCCCTGTTGGAGCAGATGCGGCGGTTGAAAAATTGCGGTGTCAGCTTCTTGTTGGATGATTTTGGCGCCGGAACTTCCAATATTGTCCGGGTCATCAACCTGCCATTTGCCATGGTGAAAATCGATATGCAGCTGATTTGGGCATATTTCCGCAGCAACAGTCATATGCTGATCCATGTGATGCATATGTTCCAGGAAGAAAAGATGGACATCATTGTGGAAGGTGTGGAGGATAAGCATATGGCTCAGCAGCTGGCGCAAATTGGTTGTGAGTATGAGCAGGGCTATTACTTCTCCCGGCCACTGCCGGAAGATGAGCTGGTGGATTTCCTGGAAAGCCATCGGAAGCATCACTGGTTGGATTAA
- a CDS encoding sodium-dependent transporter has translation MNEKNSKDSSFSGQLGFVLAAAASAVGVGNLWRFPYFAAKDGGGIFLLTYLILLVTFGYALLSSDLAIGRKTQLSSIKAYGAMKPGWKFLGILTFLVPAIIMTYYAVIGGWITKYAVTFLTGVGAAAAQDDYFVGFITNPVESGIYAAIFMLATAFVVYRGVERGIEASSRIIMPVLLVTVILISMYVLTLEVHEPDGTIRTGLQGLAIYFLPNFEGMTLSKYIQIVLDAMSQMFYSLSVAMGIMITYGSYVKKDVNLNQSVSQIAIVDTAVAVLAGMMIIPAIFAFSGVEGMAAGPKLMFVSLPKVFNSLGIIGIVIGAAFFMMAIFAALTSCISVLEAIVANCMEIFHAERKKVTLIVSAFYTVITVVIALGYSLFYVEVGLPNGSTGQLLDLMDYISTACMMPIIAFLSAILIGWLVKPEWIIGEMEADGSPMPRKGLYRVVIRYVAPVIMVILALQAFGIIN, from the coding sequence ATGAATGAGAAAAACAGCAAGGACAGCAGCTTTTCCGGCCAGCTTGGCTTCGTTCTGGCAGCGGCGGCTTCCGCCGTTGGCGTAGGCAATCTTTGGCGCTTTCCGTATTTTGCCGCGAAGGATGGCGGCGGAATTTTTCTGCTGACGTATCTGATTTTGCTTGTGACCTTTGGCTACGCACTGTTGTCTTCTGATTTGGCTATCGGGCGTAAGACACAGCTCAGTTCCATCAAGGCTTATGGAGCCATGAAGCCTGGCTGGAAATTTTTGGGCATCCTGACGTTCTTAGTACCGGCAATCATCATGACTTATTATGCGGTTATCGGCGGCTGGATTACCAAGTATGCGGTGACATTCCTGACAGGAGTCGGGGCAGCTGCGGCGCAGGATGATTATTTTGTGGGCTTTATCACGAATCCTGTGGAGTCTGGCATTTATGCGGCCATCTTCATGTTGGCCACGGCCTTTGTTGTTTATCGCGGTGTGGAAAGGGGCATAGAGGCATCTTCCCGTATTATCATGCCGGTCCTGTTGGTTACCGTCATTTTGATTTCTATGTATGTGCTGACTTTGGAGGTACATGAGCCTGATGGAACGATCAGAACCGGATTGCAGGGCTTGGCGATTTACTTCCTGCCGAATTTTGAAGGTATGACACTTAGCAAGTACATCCAGATTGTGCTGGATGCCATGAGTCAGATGTTCTATTCTCTGTCTGTAGCCATGGGCATCATGATTACCTATGGTTCCTATGTCAAGAAGGACGTGAATCTCAATCAATCCGTGTCCCAGATTGCCATTGTGGATACGGCGGTGGCGGTATTGGCCGGTATGATGATCATTCCTGCTATCTTCGCCTTTTCCGGTGTGGAGGGCATGGCAGCCGGGCCGAAACTCATGTTTGTTTCCTTGCCAAAGGTTTTCAATTCCCTGGGGATTATCGGTATTGTTATCGGTGCGGCTTTCTTCATGATGGCTATCTTTGCGGCTTTAACCAGCTGTATTTCCGTATTGGAGGCCATTGTAGCCAACTGCATGGAAATCTTCCATGCAGAGCGTAAGAAGGTGACGCTGATTGTCAGCGCGTTCTATACGGTTATTACCGTAGTTATTGCTTTAGGCTACAGCCTGTTCTATGTGGAAGTGGGACTGCCGAATGGTTCCACGGGGCAGCTGCTGGATCTCATGGACTATATCAGCACCGCCTGCATGATGCCTATCATCGCCTTCTTGTCGGCCATCCTGATCGGCTGGCTGGTGAAGCCGGAATGGATCATTGGGGAAATGGAAGCAGATGGAAGCCCCATGCCGCGTAAAGGCCTCTATCGGGTGGTCATTCGCTATGTGGCACCAGTTATCATGGTGATCCTCGCCCTGCAGGCTTTCGGCATCATTAATTAA
- the udk gene encoding uridine kinase translates to MKTTIIGIAGGSGSGKSTFTNRLKNFFGDNITVIYHDNYYRANDALSMEERRKINYDHPQALETDLLVEHLDALRKGQSIKCPVYDFTQHNRSDKTVTINPSRVIVVEGILIFQDERLRDMFDIKIFVEADADERILRRVVRDMEERGRELQDIIEHYLATVKPMHYLYVEPTRNVADIVLNSGLNDVAFEVMKNKIERILENPDED, encoded by the coding sequence ATGAAGACAACGATTATTGGTATTGCGGGCGGCTCGGGTTCGGGCAAATCCACCTTTACCAATCGCTTGAAAAACTTTTTTGGTGATAACATAACGGTCATATATCATGACAATTACTATCGTGCCAACGATGCTTTATCCATGGAGGAACGCCGCAAGATCAATTACGACCATCCCCAGGCTTTGGAAACGGACTTATTGGTGGAGCATCTCGATGCCCTGCGCAAGGGGCAGAGCATCAAATGTCCGGTGTATGACTTTACCCAACATAATCGTTCGGACAAAACGGTGACCATCAATCCCAGCCGCGTTATTGTGGTGGAAGGCATCCTGATCTTTCAGGACGAGCGCCTGCGGGATATGTTTGACATAAAGATTTTCGTGGAAGCGGATGCCGATGAACGCATTCTGCGCCGCGTGGTGCGGGATATGGAAGAACGGGGCCGGGAGCTGCAGGATATCATCGAGCATTATCTGGCAACGGTAAAGCCCATGCACTATCTCTATGTGGAACCCACCCGCAATGTGGCGGATATTGTCCTCAACAGCGGTCTTAACGATGTGGCCTTTGAAGTCATGAAAAATAAGATTGAACGGATTTTGGAAAATCCGGATGAAGACTGA